A DNA window from Ostrea edulis chromosome 5, xbOstEdul1.1, whole genome shotgun sequence contains the following coding sequences:
- the LOC130054983 gene encoding uncharacterized protein LOC130054983, whose protein sequence is MEPAMFDELLQRIGPRIQKKDTGWRKALEPGVKLDITIRHLALGDKYPSLMYNFRVAKNTIACLIPEVCRAICEEFQDEVIKCPTTPDEWSLIADEFKNRWNIPHACDALDGKHVAIRCPPNSGSLYHNYKHFFSVVLLAMADADYKFLWIDCGGFGSMSDAQIFNES, encoded by the coding sequence ATGGAACCAGCGATGTTCGATGAGCTGCTCCAGAGAATTGGCCCTAGGATTCAGAAGAAAGATACTGGCTGGAGGAAAGCGCTAGAACCAGGTGTCAAACTTGACATTACTATCAGACATCTCGCTTTAGGAGATAAGTACCCTAGTCTAATGTATAACTTCAGAGTGGCTAAGAATACGATAGCGTGTCTCATTCCTGAGGTTTGTCGGGCTATTTGTGAGGAATTTCAAGATGAAGTGATAAAATGTCCAACAACACCAGATGAATGGTCTCTCATAGCAGACGAGTTCAAGAACAGATGGAATATCCCACATGCATGCGATGCCCTAGATGGCAAACACGTGGCCATCAGATGTCCCCCGAACAGTGGCTCGCTTTACCACAATTACAAGCACTTCTTTTCCGTAGTGCTACTAGCAATGGCAGATGCTGATTACAAATTTCTATGGATTGACTGCGGAGGTTTTGGTTCTATGTCTGATGCTCAAATTTTTAACGAATCTTAG